From Ipomoea triloba cultivar NCNSP0323 chromosome 5, ASM357664v1, the proteins below share one genomic window:
- the LOC116020789 gene encoding uncharacterized protein LOC116020789 isoform X5 has protein sequence MDFHSMKRKELQELCKNHGIPANLSNVEMANRLSSIFKGSEKEKPMIRGQSCLKVVGDGENDSDGVNRKAKKVRFSPENELIEFTKSIAKRGCRRKSRMGNSCLIVENACNVELNQRAAKRSPVRVTRSRGLQLLDEGDAEKKVTKRGSNGNGRVEKLCSENEVRVATRRALRNREMQDEDLRESEGVAEGLRKSEWQQNPGSAKGIEDVSESKQIGEEPQGAFRRSKRNAAKKDNGDVGKNENNNGGRLGRKQALLEVEASELEMDGVRCAENGVALVTGDNKEVGVVTRRSLRNRVITVEGKKEREEDTAGLRRSGRQSKQGPLGSDGVHQSQDILEEPKKEQRRSKRNVSNVKDTERNVTLAKDTVMFDENKNSGKVRLGRNQIKLEVKTCKREAAGLKIAEDSFASSNGENRACTKRLLRNKKVAVSEDIDEGLKKMGGQTSIRNEKSGEEGPQNKQIKEELSKGLRRSKRTAAKMDESQYPYQGIGKSKMVRKEQKARSQFAKSVEASMPATEIAALEKNEVGKEPAKATIGSSPQNSMMPLLEKATKETEASSFGAMSETETADESRLEVLIQVEEPTSISPRSSSFNTQFETESAALSRLEVVNQVGERTGGSPRRATVQKSGATFGNVHQNMNQNLSSHLTSNASLEVEVIKDDEMSEADGLKHKTVMLYCNSSIDEQVDSNKTVASRELSNDSSKSFDEHEGTVAEEMRTSRRNASDETGRIHNATVNAAVEKESCNKKSTPAETSSQQLRVDATRDDKIVQPVGEDKDSGSKNMALGVSIAEDLTKINEQCTHVALLSGITDTETTKEPTSTEPLMDESCLEGNESEETRHKKNQVSPNNVGDRIGEVGEVKIPLLVSGVEYSRSDLVDLHTDTEVQIVDIPVTESKGFAEMVKVSMEVNVENSLDDLEVANLAEQEPSEDFNFDIDSASIEANSTIDCYKSNGQLYLTAGVKEMQKKELTEIGYAESVGKEDEIAGENELVVIAEPLNRANEKSPETQVSLVEDRMSNGEKKSLQIGDCTQVAVLSCVEVTDILNEPMNSGSFIDDTIMTSNKFEESAKQSKQRLSPKVDNRKKMEEVNSPQLENAIKESFFELVTSHTDHVEQEKVLVDEIKDISDKVNISLEENAEKPLGGLVDYNVVHCETYEGVNVDREEEMEEVNSPQLENAIKESFAELVTSHTDHVEQEKVLVDEIKDFSDEVNISLEENAEKPLGGLVDYNVVHCETYEGVNVDREEEMEEVNSPQLDNAVKESFAELVTSHTDHVEQEKVLVDEIKDLSDKVNISLEENDEKPLGGLVDYNVVHCETYDGVNVDREEEMEEVNSPQLDNAVKESFAELVTSHTDHVEQEKVLVDEIKDLSDKVNISLEENAEKSLGDLVGHNPVHSITYDGINVDRDTVPFEIISPTKAYGCIDQSDLAADTKEKQTEEVAELQYACSLSKGIGSTIQLVEHAVRGELSGEKKLAVNAADSVNIFATMKVPNDVLQDTLDDRPGENLEDGYQRFEKAGFVDSSEKHKCDASILELHAGNAENIVAEPASTADWKKALQLGEQSSKLRNSIEFVFVEGDEILKDGDLEDQGIQVDAPDNDGKPSVSDATERRSENSLQEARGSNAEGSVNNVEHEHFPPSESNLQKHGEFANDAGTEIHNQRTYSNGLETGRGLCECEDGYDVMEPEEQLRLLFSTPIKDGSACEENANACYMDSNKTSGQFTDASIAGEELRKLFTTSGDVSCPNGNDKCSDQSTNGLESHRCLSNCECGSDSTEQEYQLRLLFSTPTSIKSTSQNDSTHGLEMDRVLCECIEKFDGLEQDDHLRLLFSTPKSVRGTDEENVKDFYMDKMIEASDAELQKNDLPGSVDSEIEETFKFAEPLGAHGNFPCGTEGSNNCYDNLIATFKVEDSLKASDEVSEEPWISSEAVVLQEGFVHGDISQDSQELNVSAIEKRSGEDGPSENNAEINPCAECPDSGAEFSPSSSLKLNLCLGGNMEEKAQQSQVENICSSSKCNYIKKDDIKGCPTAMVDNDQIIANSYLLFDSPSKLHAITDKRNDLDSNSNECSSTNEDNLGGQSLVVAEMSQPSSCGLVDPQESIASSALHVNESNSSTEENKCWRAKAAEMELYTSQPCLKPTHQSTAEIDSDGDKDASLSLEKNGSREEQNANSSLLRKSDTRRILIHATPYKKPMRVDMKENAPAPKGGLIGTLTAARPENRRRPLKDLQWNDGKN, from the exons ATGGATTTTCACAGCATGAAAAGGAAGGAACTTCAAGAGCTGTGCAAGAACCATGGCATTCCTGCGAATTTATCGAATGTCGAAATGGCCAACAGGCTTTCTTCCATTTTTAAG GGAAGTGAAAAAGAAAAGCCCATGATTCGTGGGCAGTCGTGTTTGAAGGTGGTGGGTGATGGTGAAAATGATTCGGATGGTGTAAATAGGAAGGCCAAGAAAGTTAGGTTTAGCCCTGAAAATGAGCTGATTGAGTTCACTAAATCAATTGCAAAAAGGGGGTGTAGGAGGAAATCAAGGATGGGAAATTCTTGCTTGATTGTTGAGAATGCCTGTAATGTTGAGCTAAACCAAAGAGCAGCAAAGAGAAGCCCGGTTAGAGTTACCCGGTCACGGGGACTACAATTGTTGGATGAAGGGGATGCTGAGAAGAAGGTAACCAAAAGGGGCTCGAATGGTAACGGTAGAGTAGAGAAATTATGTTCTGAAAATGAAGTTAGAGTAGCCACAAGGAGAGCATTGAGGAATAGAGAGATGCAAGATGAAGATTTGAGAGAAAGTGAGGGTGTTGCTGAGGGACTGAGGAAGAGTGAATGGCAACAAAACCCGGGTAGTGCCAAAGGAATTGAGGATGTTTCTGAGAGTAAACAGATTGGTGAGGAACCTCAAGGTGCATTTAGGCGATCGAAGAGGAATGCAGCGAAGAAGGATAATGGAGATGTTggtaaaaatgaaaacaataatgGGGGAAGGTTGGGTAGAAAGCAGGCACTGTTAGAAGTTGAAGCTTCAGAATTGGAGATGGATGGAGTCAGATGTGCTGAAAATGGTGTGGCCTTGGTGACTGGTGACAATAAGGAGGTTGGAGTTGTCACTAGGAGATCATTAAGAAATAGGGTGATAACAGTGGAAgggaagaaagaaagagaggaaGATACTGCAGGGTTGAGAAGAAGTGGAAGACAGAGTAAGCAAGGTCCATTAGGCAGTGATGGAGTTCATCAAAGTCAAGATATTTTGGAGGAACCCAAAAAGGAACAGAGGAGATCAAAGAGGAATGTTTCAAATGTCAAAGACACGGAGAGGAATGTTACACTTGCCAAAGACACAGTAATGTTTGATGAGAACAAAAACTCTGGGAAGGTAAGATTGGGAAGAAATCAGATTAAATTGGAAGTGAAAACTTGTAAACGGGAGGCTGCTGGACTCAAGATTGCTGAAGATAGTTTTGCTTCTAGTAATGGCGAAAACAGAGCTTGCACAAAGAGATTGTTGAGGAACAAAAAGGTTGCAGTTAGCGAGGACATTGATGAAGGATTGAAGAAAATGGGAGGACAAACAAGTATCAGAAATGAGAAATCTGGTGAGGAAGGTCCTCAAAACAAACAGATTAAAGAGGAACTAAGCAAGGGACTGAGGAGATCAAAGCGTACTGCAGCCAAAATGGATGAATCACAGTATCCATACCAGGGAATTGGTAAAAGTAAAATGGTTAGAAAGGAGCAGAAAGCCAGAAGTCAGTTTGCCAAGAGTGTGGAAGCATCTATGCCTGCAACTGAAATTGCAGCTTTGGAGAAAAATGAAGTAGGTAAAGAACCAGCAAAAGCTACAATTGGAAGTAGCCCACAAAACTCTATGATGCCTTTGCTTGAGAAAGCTACCAAAGAGACGGAAGCTTCCTCATTCGGCGCAATGTCTGAAACTGAAACTGCAGATGAGAGTAGATTAGAAGTGCTTATTCAAGTTGAAGAACCAACAAGTATTTCACCTAGAAGTTCTTCATTTAACACTCAGTTTGAAACTGAAAGTGCAGCTCTGAGTAGATTAGAAGTGGTTAATCAAGTTGGAGAACGAACAGGTGGTTCACCTAGAAGAGCTACTGTACAAAAATCCGGGGCAACATTTGGAAATGTTCATCAAAATATGAACCAAAATTTGTCAAGTCATTTAACATCGAATGCCAGTCTTGAGGTGGAGGTCATTAAAGATGATGAGATGTCTGAAGCTGATGGGCTGAAGCATAAAACTGTTATGCTTTACTGCAATTCATCCATTGATGAACAAGTTGATTCTAACAAAACTGTTGCAAGCAGGGAATTAAGCAACGACTCAAGCAAATCATTTGATGAACATGAAGGAACAGTGGCAGAAGAGATGAGGACATCTAGAAGGAATGCTTCTGATGAAACTGGGAGAATTCACAATGCTACTGTGAATGCTGCAGTGGAAAAAGAATCATGTAATAAGAAGAGCACACCTGCTGAAACTTCTTCCCAACAGTTAAGGGTTGATGCTACTAGAGATGATAAAATTGTACAACCAGTTGGTGAAGACAAAGATTCTGGAAGCAAAAATATGGCATTGGGAGTTTCCATAGCTGAGGACTTAACAAAGATTAATGAGCAATGCACCCATGTTGCTCTGTTGTCTGGGATAACAGATACAGAAACCACAAAAGAACCAACAAGTACTGAGCCCCTTATGGATGAATCTTGCTTGGAAGGAAATGAATCTGAAGAGACAAGacataaaaaaaatcaagtttcTCCTAACAATGTTGGTGACAGAATAGGAGAAGTGGGGGAAGTAAAAATCCCTCTATTGGTTAGTGGAGTTGAGTATTCACGGTCTGACCTTGTTGACTTACACACTGATACTGAAGTCCAAATAGTGGATATTCCAGTGACTGAGTCAAAGGGCTTTGCTGAAATGGTGAAAGTTTCAATGGAAGTGAATGTAGAGAATTCATTGGATGACTTAGAAGTTGCTAATTTGGCTGAGCAAGAACCATCTGAAGACTTTAATTTTGACATAGATAGTGCTTCCATTGAGGCCAACTCCACAATCGATTGTTATAAATCCAACGGTCAATTGTACTTGACAG CTGGTGTAAAAGAGATGCAGAAAAAGGAGTTGACAGAGATTGGCTATGCAGAATCTGTAggcaaagaagatgaaattgcAGGAGAAAATGAACTGGTTGTAATAGCTGAGCCACTGAACAGAGCTAATGAAAAAAGTCCAGAAACCCAAGTTTCCTTAGTAGAAGACAGAATGAGTAATGGGGAGAAGAAATCACTACAGATTGGGGACTGCACTCAAGTTGCTGTATTGTCTTGTGTAGAAGTTACAGATATCCTCAATGAACCAATGAATTCTGGAAGCTTCATTGATGATACTATTATGACTAGCAACAAATTTGAAGAGTCAGCTAAGCAAAGCAAGCAAAGGTTATCTCCTAAAGTTGACAATAGGAAAAAAATGGAAGAAGTGAATAGCCCTCAATTGGAGAATGCAATTAAGGAGTCATTCTTTGAACTTGTTACTTCTCACACTGATCATGTGGAGCAAGAAAAAGTTCTTGTAGATGAAATAAAAGACATCTCTGATAAAGTTAACATTTCATTGGAAGAGAATGCTGAGAAGCCACTGGGTGGCTTAGTAGATTATAATGTTGTTCACTGTGAAACATATGAAGGCGTAAATGTTGATAGAGAAGAAGAGATGGAAGAAGTGAATAGCCCTCAATTGGAGAATGCAATTAAGGAGTCATTCGCTGAACTTGTTACTTCTCACACTGATCATGTGGAGCAAGAAAAAGTTCTTGTAGATGAAATAAAAGACTTCTCTGATGAAGTTAACATTTCATTGGAAGAGAATGCTGAGAAGCCACTGGGTGGCTTAGTAG ATTATAATGTTGTTCACTGTGAAACATATGAAGGCGTAAATGTTGATAGAGAAGAAGAGATGGAAGAAGTGAATAGCCCTCAATTGGATAATGCAGTTAAGGAGTCATTCGCTGAACTTGTTACTTCTCACACTGATCAT GTGGAGCAAGAAAAAGTTCTTGTAGATGAAATAAAAGACTTATCTGATAAAGTTAACATTTCATTGGAAGAGAATGATGAGAAGCCACTGGGTGGCTTAGTAGATTATAATGTTGTTCACTGTGAAAC ATATGATGGCGTAAATGTTGATAGAGAAGAAGAGATGGAAGAAGTAAATAGTCCTCAATTGGATAATGCAGTTAAGGAGTCATTTGCTGAACTTGTTACTTCTCACACTGATCAT GTGGAGCAAGAAAAAGTTCTTGTAGATGAAATAAAAGACTTATCTGATAAAGTTAACATTTCATTGGAAGAGAATGCTGAGAAGTCACTGGGTGACTTAGTTGGTCATAATCCTGTTCACAGTATAACATATGATGGCATAAATGTTGATAGAGATACTGTTCCTTTTGAGATCATCTCCCCAACTAAGGCCTATGGATGTATTGATCAATCAGATTTGGCag CGGATACAAAGGAGAAGCAGACTGAGGAAGTGGCAGAGCTTCAATATGCATGTTCATTGAGCAAAGGCATAGGCTCTACCATTCAATTGGTTGAACATGCTGTTAGAGGTGAACTTTCAGGTGAAAAGAAGCTGGCTGTAAATGCAGCAGACAGTGTCAATATCTTTGCCACCATGAAAGTGCCCAATGATGTTCTACAGGACACCCTAGATGATAGACCTGGAGAGAACCTTGAAGATGGATACCAAAGATTTGAAAAAGCTGGTTTTGTTGATTCAAGTGAAAAGCATAAGTGTGATGCTTCCATACTAGAGCTTCATGCAGGAAATGCAGAGAACATAG TTGCAGAACCTGCTAGTACTGCGGATTGGAAGAAAGCATTGCAACTTGGGGAACAGTCAAGCAAGCTTAGAAACAGTATTGAGTTTGTCTTTGTTGAAGGAGATGAAATACTTAAAGATGGAGACTTGGAGGATCAGGGCATTCAGGTGGATGCCCCTGATAATGATGGGAAACCTTCAGTATCTGATGCAACTGAAAGGAGAAGTGAGAATAGCCTACAAGAAGCTAGAGGCAGCAATGCTGAAG GTTCTGTTAATAATGTTGAACATGAGCATTTTCCTCCTTCAGAGTCTAATCTGCAGAAGCATG GAGAATTTGCAAATGATGCCGGGACTGAAATACATAATCAAAGAACCTATTCCAATGGCCTAGAAACAGGAAGAGGCCTATGTGAATGTGAAGATGGATATGATGTTATGGAACCTG AAGAACAACTGAGATTGCTGTTTTCCACACCCATCAAAGATGGAAGCGCTTGTGAAGAGAATGCCAATGCCTGCTACATGGATAGCAACAAAACATCAGGTCAATTCACAGATGCTTCCATTGCAG GTGAAGAACTCAGAAAGTTGTTTACAACCTCTGGTGATGTTTCATGCCCCAATGGAAATGATAAGTGCAGTGATCAAAGTACCAATGGCTTAGAAAGTCATAGATGCCTCTCTAATTGTGAATGTGGATCTGATAGCACTGAACAAG AATATCAACTCAGATTATTGTTTTCTACACCCACCAGCATTAAAAGCACTTCTCAAAATGACAGTACACATGGCTTAGAAATGGACAGAGTCCTCTGTGAGTGTATAGAAAAATTTGACGGTCTGGAACAAG ATGATCATCTTAGACTGCTGTTCTCCACACCCAAAAGTGTTAGAGGTACAGATGAAGAGAATGTCAAGGACTTCTACATGGATAAAATGATTGAGGCATCTGATGCAG AATTACAGAAAAATGATTTGCCTGGGAGTGTTGACTCTGAAATAGAGGAAACATTCAAATTTGCTGAACCATTGGGAGCTCATG gtaATTTCCCCTGCGGAACTGAGGGAAGTAATAATTGTTACGACAATCTCATTGCCACATTCAAGGTAGAAGACAGTCTAAAAGCATCTGATGAAGTTTCGGAAGAGCCATGGATCAGCAGTGAAGCAGTAGTACTGCAAgaaggttttgttcatggtgaCATTAGTCAAGATTCTCAAGAACTAAATGTGAGTGCAATCGAGAAGAGAAGTGGGGAAGATGGCCCCTCAGAGAACAATGCTGAGATTAATCCTTGTGCCG AATGCCCTGATTCTGGTGCTGAGTTTTCTCCTTCAAGCAGTCTGAAATTGAACTTATGTTTAGGAGGGAATATGGAAGAAAAAGCCCAACAATCACAGGTGGAAAATATATGTTCAAGTTCCAAATGCAACTACATTAAGAAGGATGACATAAAAGGATGCCCAACAGCTATGGTTGACAATGACCAAATAA